Proteins encoded within one genomic window of Equus caballus isolate H_3958 breed thoroughbred chromosome 20, TB-T2T, whole genome shotgun sequence:
- the PHF1 gene encoding PHD finger protein 1 isoform X2: MAQPPRLSRSGAPPLWDPASPAPTSGPRPRLWEGQDVLARWTDGLLYLGTIKKVDSAREVCLVQFEDDSQFLVLWKDISPAALPGEELLCCVCRSETVVPGNRLVSCEKCRHAYHQDCHVPRAPAPGEGEGTSWVCRQCVFAIATKRGGALKKGPYARAMLGMKLSLPYGLKGLDWDAGHLSNRQQSYCYCGGPGEWNLKMLQCRSCLQWFHEACTQCLSKPLLYGDRFYEFECCVCRGGPEKVRRLQLRWVDVAHLVLYHLSVCCKKKYFDFDREILPFTSENWDSLLLGELSDTPKGERSSKLLSALNSHKDRFISGREIKKRKCLFGLHARIPPPVEPPTGDGAPTSFPSGQGPGGGVSRPLGKRRRPEPEPLRRRQKGKMEELGPPSAVRNQPEPQEQRERARLQRALQASVSPPPPSPNQNYQGSSGYNFRPTDARCLPRSPLELHIGFPTDIPKSAPHSMTASSSSVPASSPGLPRRSAPPSPLCRSLSPGTGGGVRGGVGYLSRGDPVRVLARRVRPDGSVQYLVEWGGGGIF, from the exons ATGGCACAGCCCCCCCGGCTGAGCCGCTCTGGTGCCCCCCCACTTTGGGACCCAGCTTcccctgctcccacctcaggCCCCAGGCCTCGACTTTGGGAGGGTCAAGATGTGCTGGCCAGATGGACGGATGGGCTGCTATACTTGGGGACCATCAAGAAG GTGGACAGTGCTCGGGAGGTGTGTCTGGTCCAGTTTGAGGATGACTCCCAGTTCCTGGTTCTATGGAAAGACATTAGCCCTG CTGCTCTCCCTGGGGAGGAACTCCTCTGCTGTGTCTGTCGCTCTGAGACTGTGGTCCCTGGGAACCGGCTGGTCAGCTGTGAGAAGTGTCGCCATG CTTATCACCAGGACTGCCACGTTCCAAGGGCCCCAGCCCCTGGAGAGGGAGAGGGCACATCCTGGGTCTGCCGCCAGTGCGTTTTTGCCATCGCCACCAAG AGGGGGGGTGCGCTGAAGAAGGGCCCCTATGCCCGGGCCATGCTGGGCATGAAACTCTCTCTGCCATACGGGCTAAAGGGGCTGGACTGGGACGCTGGACATCTGAGCAACCGGCAACAGAGCTACTGTTACTGTGGTGGCCCTGGGGA GTGGAACCTGAAAATGCTGCAGTGCCGGAGCTGCCTGCAGTGGTTCCACGAGGCCTGTACCCAGTGTCTGAGCAAGCCCCTCCTCTATGGGGACAG GTTCTATGAGTTTGAATgctgtgtgtgtcgggggggccCTGAGAAGGTCAGGAGACTACAGCTTCGCTG GGTGGATGTAGCCCATCTTGTCCTCTATCACCTCAGTGTTTGCTGtaagaaaaaatactttgatTTTGACCGTGAGATCCTCCCCTTCACCTCTGAGAATTGGGACAGTTTGCTCCTTGGGGAG ctctcagacacccccaAGGGAGAACGTTCTTCCAAGCTCCTGTCTGCTCTCAACAGCCACAAGGACCG TTTCATTTCAGGGAGGGAGATTAAGAAGAGGAAATGCTTGTTTGGTCTCCATGCTCGGATCCCTCCCCCTGTGGAGCCCCCTACTGGAGATGGAGCCCCCACCAG CTTCCCTTcagggcagggccctgggggaggggtctCACGTCCCCTGGGGAAGCGCCGGAGGCCGGAGCCAGAGCccctgaggaggaggcagaaggggaAAATGGAGGAGCTGGGGCCACCCTCAGCAGTGCGCAATCAGCCCGAGCCCCAGGAGCAGAGGGAGCGGGCTCGtctgcagagggcactgcag GCCTCAGTGTCTCCACCACCCCCCAGCCCTAACCAGAATTACCAGGGCAGCAGCGGCTACAACTTCCGGCCCACAGACGCCCGCTGCCTGCCCAG GTCACCCCTGGAACTTCACATTGGTTTCCCCACAGACATCCCTAAAAGTGCCCCCCACTCGATGACTGCCTCATCTTCCTcagtcccagcctcctccccaggtCTTCCTAGACGCTCAGCTCCCCCTTCTCCTTTGTGCCGTAGTTTGTCTCCTGGGACTGGGGGAGGAGTCCGAGGTGGGGTTGGCTACCTGTCCCGAGGGGACCCCGTCCGGGTCCTTGCTCGGAGAGTACGGCCTGATGGCTCTGTGCAGTACCTGGTtgagtggggaggtgggggcatcTTCTGA
- the PHF1 gene encoding PHD finger protein 1 isoform X3, producing MAQPPRLSRSGAPPLWDPASPAPTSGPRPRLWEGQDVLARWTDGLLYLGTIKKVDSAREVCLVQFEDDSQFLVLWKDISPAALPGEELLCCVCRSETVVPGNRLVSCEKCRHAYHQDCHVPRAPAPGEGEGTSWVCRQCVFAIATKRGGALKKGPYARAMLGMKLSLPYGLKGLDWDAGHLSNRQQSYCYCGGPGEFYEFECCVCRGGPEKVRRLQLRWVDVAHLVLYHLSVCCKKKYFDFDREILPFTSENWDSLLLGELSDTPKGERSSKLLSALNSHKDRFISGREIKKRKCLFGLHARIPPPVEPPTGDGAPTSFPSGQGPGGGVSRPLGKRRRPEPEPLRRRQKGKMEELGPPSAVRNQPEPQEQRERARLQRALQASVSPPPPSPNQNYQGSSGYNFRPTDARCLPSSPIRMFASFHPSASTAGTSGDGEPPDRSPLELHIGFPTDIPKSAPHSMTASSSSVPASSPGLPRRSAPPSPLCRSLSPGTGGGVRGGVGYLSRGDPVRVLARRVRPDGSVQYLVEWGGGGIF from the exons ATGGCACAGCCCCCCCGGCTGAGCCGCTCTGGTGCCCCCCCACTTTGGGACCCAGCTTcccctgctcccacctcaggCCCCAGGCCTCGACTTTGGGAGGGTCAAGATGTGCTGGCCAGATGGACGGATGGGCTGCTATACTTGGGGACCATCAAGAAG GTGGACAGTGCTCGGGAGGTGTGTCTGGTCCAGTTTGAGGATGACTCCCAGTTCCTGGTTCTATGGAAAGACATTAGCCCTG CTGCTCTCCCTGGGGAGGAACTCCTCTGCTGTGTCTGTCGCTCTGAGACTGTGGTCCCTGGGAACCGGCTGGTCAGCTGTGAGAAGTGTCGCCATG CTTATCACCAGGACTGCCACGTTCCAAGGGCCCCAGCCCCTGGAGAGGGAGAGGGCACATCCTGGGTCTGCCGCCAGTGCGTTTTTGCCATCGCCACCAAG AGGGGGGGTGCGCTGAAGAAGGGCCCCTATGCCCGGGCCATGCTGGGCATGAAACTCTCTCTGCCATACGGGCTAAAGGGGCTGGACTGGGACGCTGGACATCTGAGCAACCGGCAACAGAGCTACTGTTACTGTGGTGGCCCTGGGGA GTTCTATGAGTTTGAATgctgtgtgtgtcgggggggccCTGAGAAGGTCAGGAGACTACAGCTTCGCTG GGTGGATGTAGCCCATCTTGTCCTCTATCACCTCAGTGTTTGCTGtaagaaaaaatactttgatTTTGACCGTGAGATCCTCCCCTTCACCTCTGAGAATTGGGACAGTTTGCTCCTTGGGGAG ctctcagacacccccaAGGGAGAACGTTCTTCCAAGCTCCTGTCTGCTCTCAACAGCCACAAGGACCG TTTCATTTCAGGGAGGGAGATTAAGAAGAGGAAATGCTTGTTTGGTCTCCATGCTCGGATCCCTCCCCCTGTGGAGCCCCCTACTGGAGATGGAGCCCCCACCAG CTTCCCTTcagggcagggccctgggggaggggtctCACGTCCCCTGGGGAAGCGCCGGAGGCCGGAGCCAGAGCccctgaggaggaggcagaaggggaAAATGGAGGAGCTGGGGCCACCCTCAGCAGTGCGCAATCAGCCCGAGCCCCAGGAGCAGAGGGAGCGGGCTCGtctgcagagggcactgcag GCCTCAGTGTCTCCACCACCCCCCAGCCCTAACCAGAATTACCAGGGCAGCAGCGGCTACAACTTCCGGCCCACAGACGCCCGCTGCCTGCCCAG cagTCCCATCCGGATGTTCGCTTCCTTCCACCCCTCTGCCAGCACCGCAGGGACCTCTGGGGATGGTGAACCCCCAGACAG GTCACCCCTGGAACTTCACATTGGTTTCCCCACAGACATCCCTAAAAGTGCCCCCCACTCGATGACTGCCTCATCTTCCTcagtcccagcctcctccccaggtCTTCCTAGACGCTCAGCTCCCCCTTCTCCTTTGTGCCGTAGTTTGTCTCCTGGGACTGGGGGAGGAGTCCGAGGTGGGGTTGGCTACCTGTCCCGAGGGGACCCCGTCCGGGTCCTTGCTCGGAGAGTACGGCCTGATGGCTCTGTGCAGTACCTGGTtgagtggggaggtgggggcatcTTCTGA
- the PHF1 gene encoding PHD finger protein 1 isoform X4, whose product MAQPPRLSRSGAPPLWDPASPAPTSGPRPRLWEGQDVLARWTDGLLYLGTIKKVDSAREVCLVQFEDDSQFLVLWKDISPAALPGEELLCCVCRSETVVPGNRLVSCEKCRHAYHQDCHVPRAPAPGEGEGTSWVCRQCVFAIATKRGGALKKGPYARAMLGMKLSLPYGLKGLDWDAGHLSNRQQSYCYCGGPGEFYEFECCVCRGGPEKVRRLQLRWVDVAHLVLYHLSVCCKKKYFDFDREILPFTSENWDSLLLGELSDTPKGERSSKLLSALNSHKDRFISGREIKKRKCLFGLHARIPPPVEPPTGDGAPTSFPSGQGPGGGVSRPLGKRRRPEPEPLRRRQKGKMEELGPPSAVRNQPEPQEQRERARLQRALQASVSPPPPSPNQNYQGSSGYNFRPTDARCLPRSPLELHIGFPTDIPKSAPHSMTASSSSVPASSPGLPRRSAPPSPLCRSLSPGTGGGVRGGVGYLSRGDPVRVLARRVRPDGSVQYLVEWGGGGIF is encoded by the exons ATGGCACAGCCCCCCCGGCTGAGCCGCTCTGGTGCCCCCCCACTTTGGGACCCAGCTTcccctgctcccacctcaggCCCCAGGCCTCGACTTTGGGAGGGTCAAGATGTGCTGGCCAGATGGACGGATGGGCTGCTATACTTGGGGACCATCAAGAAG GTGGACAGTGCTCGGGAGGTGTGTCTGGTCCAGTTTGAGGATGACTCCCAGTTCCTGGTTCTATGGAAAGACATTAGCCCTG CTGCTCTCCCTGGGGAGGAACTCCTCTGCTGTGTCTGTCGCTCTGAGACTGTGGTCCCTGGGAACCGGCTGGTCAGCTGTGAGAAGTGTCGCCATG CTTATCACCAGGACTGCCACGTTCCAAGGGCCCCAGCCCCTGGAGAGGGAGAGGGCACATCCTGGGTCTGCCGCCAGTGCGTTTTTGCCATCGCCACCAAG AGGGGGGGTGCGCTGAAGAAGGGCCCCTATGCCCGGGCCATGCTGGGCATGAAACTCTCTCTGCCATACGGGCTAAAGGGGCTGGACTGGGACGCTGGACATCTGAGCAACCGGCAACAGAGCTACTGTTACTGTGGTGGCCCTGGGGA GTTCTATGAGTTTGAATgctgtgtgtgtcgggggggccCTGAGAAGGTCAGGAGACTACAGCTTCGCTG GGTGGATGTAGCCCATCTTGTCCTCTATCACCTCAGTGTTTGCTGtaagaaaaaatactttgatTTTGACCGTGAGATCCTCCCCTTCACCTCTGAGAATTGGGACAGTTTGCTCCTTGGGGAG ctctcagacacccccaAGGGAGAACGTTCTTCCAAGCTCCTGTCTGCTCTCAACAGCCACAAGGACCG TTTCATTTCAGGGAGGGAGATTAAGAAGAGGAAATGCTTGTTTGGTCTCCATGCTCGGATCCCTCCCCCTGTGGAGCCCCCTACTGGAGATGGAGCCCCCACCAG CTTCCCTTcagggcagggccctgggggaggggtctCACGTCCCCTGGGGAAGCGCCGGAGGCCGGAGCCAGAGCccctgaggaggaggcagaaggggaAAATGGAGGAGCTGGGGCCACCCTCAGCAGTGCGCAATCAGCCCGAGCCCCAGGAGCAGAGGGAGCGGGCTCGtctgcagagggcactgcag GCCTCAGTGTCTCCACCACCCCCCAGCCCTAACCAGAATTACCAGGGCAGCAGCGGCTACAACTTCCGGCCCACAGACGCCCGCTGCCTGCCCAG GTCACCCCTGGAACTTCACATTGGTTTCCCCACAGACATCCCTAAAAGTGCCCCCCACTCGATGACTGCCTCATCTTCCTcagtcccagcctcctccccaggtCTTCCTAGACGCTCAGCTCCCCCTTCTCCTTTGTGCCGTAGTTTGTCTCCTGGGACTGGGGGAGGAGTCCGAGGTGGGGTTGGCTACCTGTCCCGAGGGGACCCCGTCCGGGTCCTTGCTCGGAGAGTACGGCCTGATGGCTCTGTGCAGTACCTGGTtgagtggggaggtgggggcatcTTCTGA
- the CUTA gene encoding protein CutA isoform X2 has product MRRGRASAILLGGGAALLLSLLWMPVLLPGASRLLLLPRALLSMASGSPPSQPSQASGSGYVPGSVSAAFVTCPNEKVAKEIARAVVEKHLAACVNLIPKITSIYEWKGKIEEDSEVLMMIKTQSSLVPALTDFVRSVHPYEVAEVIALPVEQGNIPYLNWVRQVTVISDSSTVQP; this is encoded by the exons ATGCGGCGGGGGCGGGCTTCCGCAATCCTGCTCGGCGGAGGG GCCGCTCTGCTCCTGTCGCTTCTTTGGATGCCAGTGCTGCTGCCTGGGGCCTCCCGCCTTCTGTTGCTACCCCGAGCCCTGCTGTCCATGGCTTCAGGAAGCCCCCCGTCCCAGCCCTCGCAGGCCTCGGGCTCTGGCTATGTTCCCGGCTCCGTCTCTGCAGCCTTCGTCACCTGCCCCAACGAGAAGGTTGCCAAGGAGATCGCCAG GGCTGTAGTGGAGAAGCACCTGGCAGCCTGCGTCAACCTCATCCCTAAGATTACATCCAT CTATGAGTGGAAAGGAAAGATTGAGGAGGACAGTGAGGTGCTGATG ATGATTAAAACCCAAAGTTCCTTGGTTCCAGCTTTGACAGATTTTGTTCG TTCTGTGCACCCTTATGAAGTGGCCGAGGTGATTGCATTGCCTGTGGAGCAGGGGAACATCCCATACCTGAATTGGGTGCGCCAGGTGACAGTTATTTCTGACTCCAGCACAGTCCAACCATGA
- the PHF1 gene encoding PHD finger protein 1 isoform X1, protein MAQPPRLSRSGAPPLWDPASPAPTSGPRPRLWEGQDVLARWTDGLLYLGTIKKVDSAREVCLVQFEDDSQFLVLWKDISPAALPGEELLCCVCRSETVVPGNRLVSCEKCRHAYHQDCHVPRAPAPGEGEGTSWVCRQCVFAIATKRGGALKKGPYARAMLGMKLSLPYGLKGLDWDAGHLSNRQQSYCYCGGPGEWNLKMLQCRSCLQWFHEACTQCLSKPLLYGDRFYEFECCVCRGGPEKVRRLQLRWVDVAHLVLYHLSVCCKKKYFDFDREILPFTSENWDSLLLGELSDTPKGERSSKLLSALNSHKDRFISGREIKKRKCLFGLHARIPPPVEPPTGDGAPTSFPSGQGPGGGVSRPLGKRRRPEPEPLRRRQKGKMEELGPPSAVRNQPEPQEQRERARLQRALQASVSPPPPSPNQNYQGSSGYNFRPTDARCLPSPIRMFASFHPSASTAGTSGDGEPPDRSPLELHIGFPTDIPKSAPHSMTASSSSVPASSPGLPRRSAPPSPLCRSLSPGTGGGVRGGVGYLSRGDPVRVLARRVRPDGSVQYLVEWGGGGIF, encoded by the exons ATGGCACAGCCCCCCCGGCTGAGCCGCTCTGGTGCCCCCCCACTTTGGGACCCAGCTTcccctgctcccacctcaggCCCCAGGCCTCGACTTTGGGAGGGTCAAGATGTGCTGGCCAGATGGACGGATGGGCTGCTATACTTGGGGACCATCAAGAAG GTGGACAGTGCTCGGGAGGTGTGTCTGGTCCAGTTTGAGGATGACTCCCAGTTCCTGGTTCTATGGAAAGACATTAGCCCTG CTGCTCTCCCTGGGGAGGAACTCCTCTGCTGTGTCTGTCGCTCTGAGACTGTGGTCCCTGGGAACCGGCTGGTCAGCTGTGAGAAGTGTCGCCATG CTTATCACCAGGACTGCCACGTTCCAAGGGCCCCAGCCCCTGGAGAGGGAGAGGGCACATCCTGGGTCTGCCGCCAGTGCGTTTTTGCCATCGCCACCAAG AGGGGGGGTGCGCTGAAGAAGGGCCCCTATGCCCGGGCCATGCTGGGCATGAAACTCTCTCTGCCATACGGGCTAAAGGGGCTGGACTGGGACGCTGGACATCTGAGCAACCGGCAACAGAGCTACTGTTACTGTGGTGGCCCTGGGGA GTGGAACCTGAAAATGCTGCAGTGCCGGAGCTGCCTGCAGTGGTTCCACGAGGCCTGTACCCAGTGTCTGAGCAAGCCCCTCCTCTATGGGGACAG GTTCTATGAGTTTGAATgctgtgtgtgtcgggggggccCTGAGAAGGTCAGGAGACTACAGCTTCGCTG GGTGGATGTAGCCCATCTTGTCCTCTATCACCTCAGTGTTTGCTGtaagaaaaaatactttgatTTTGACCGTGAGATCCTCCCCTTCACCTCTGAGAATTGGGACAGTTTGCTCCTTGGGGAG ctctcagacacccccaAGGGAGAACGTTCTTCCAAGCTCCTGTCTGCTCTCAACAGCCACAAGGACCG TTTCATTTCAGGGAGGGAGATTAAGAAGAGGAAATGCTTGTTTGGTCTCCATGCTCGGATCCCTCCCCCTGTGGAGCCCCCTACTGGAGATGGAGCCCCCACCAG CTTCCCTTcagggcagggccctgggggaggggtctCACGTCCCCTGGGGAAGCGCCGGAGGCCGGAGCCAGAGCccctgaggaggaggcagaaggggaAAATGGAGGAGCTGGGGCCACCCTCAGCAGTGCGCAATCAGCCCGAGCCCCAGGAGCAGAGGGAGCGGGCTCGtctgcagagggcactgcag GCCTCAGTGTCTCCACCACCCCCCAGCCCTAACCAGAATTACCAGGGCAGCAGCGGCTACAACTTCCGGCCCACAGACGCCCGCTGCCTGCCCAG TCCCATCCGGATGTTCGCTTCCTTCCACCCCTCTGCCAGCACCGCAGGGACCTCTGGGGATGGTGAACCCCCAGACAG GTCACCCCTGGAACTTCACATTGGTTTCCCCACAGACATCCCTAAAAGTGCCCCCCACTCGATGACTGCCTCATCTTCCTcagtcccagcctcctccccaggtCTTCCTAGACGCTCAGCTCCCCCTTCTCCTTTGTGCCGTAGTTTGTCTCCTGGGACTGGGGGAGGAGTCCGAGGTGGGGTTGGCTACCTGTCCCGAGGGGACCCCGTCCGGGTCCTTGCTCGGAGAGTACGGCCTGATGGCTCTGTGCAGTACCTGGTtgagtggggaggtgggggcatcTTCTGA
- the CUTA gene encoding protein CutA isoform X3, whose product MPVLLPGASRLLLLPRALLSMASGSPPSQPSQASGSGYVPGSVSAAFVTCPNEKVAKEIARAVVEKHLAACVNLIPKITSIYEWKGKIEEDSEVLMMIKTQSSLVPALTDFVRSVHPYEVAEVIALPVEQGNIPYLNWVRQVTVISDSSTVQP is encoded by the exons ATGCCAGTGCTGCTGCCTGGGGCCTCCCGCCTTCTGTTGCTACCCCGAGCCCTGCTGTCCATGGCTTCAGGAAGCCCCCCGTCCCAGCCCTCGCAGGCCTCGGGCTCTGGCTATGTTCCCGGCTCCGTCTCTGCAGCCTTCGTCACCTGCCCCAACGAGAAGGTTGCCAAGGAGATCGCCAG GGCTGTAGTGGAGAAGCACCTGGCAGCCTGCGTCAACCTCATCCCTAAGATTACATCCAT CTATGAGTGGAAAGGAAAGATTGAGGAGGACAGTGAGGTGCTGATG ATGATTAAAACCCAAAGTTCCTTGGTTCCAGCTTTGACAGATTTTGTTCG TTCTGTGCACCCTTATGAAGTGGCCGAGGTGATTGCATTGCCTGTGGAGCAGGGGAACATCCCATACCTGAATTGGGTGCGCCAGGTGACAGTTATTTCTGACTCCAGCACAGTCCAACCATGA
- the PHF1 gene encoding PHD finger protein 1, whose amino-acid sequence MAQPPRLSRSGAPPLWDPASPAPTSGPRPRLWEGQDVLARWTDGLLYLGTIKKVDSAREVCLVQFEDDSQFLVLWKDISPAALPGEELLCCVCRSETVVPGNRLVSCEKCRHAYHQDCHVPRAPAPGEGEGTSWVCRQCVFAIATKRGGALKKGPYARAMLGMKLSLPYGLKGLDWDAGHLSNRQQSYCYCGGPGEWNLKMLQCRSCLQWFHEACTQCLSKPLLYGDRFYEFECCVCRGGPEKVRRLQLRWVDVAHLVLYHLSVCCKKKYFDFDREILPFTSENWDSLLLGELSDTPKGERSSKLLSALNSHKDRFISGREIKKRKCLFGLHARIPPPVEPPTGDGAPTSFPSGQGPGGGVSRPLGKRRRPEPEPLRRRQKGKMEELGPPSAVRNQPEPQEQRERARLQRALQASVSPPPPSPNQNYQGSSGYNFRPTDARCLPSSPIRMFASFHPSASTAGTSGDGEPPDRSPLELHIGFPTDIPKSAPHSMTASSSSVPASSPGLPRRSAPPSPLCRSLSPGTGGGVRGGVGYLSRGDPVRVLARRVRPDGSVQYLVEWGGGGIF is encoded by the exons ATGGCACAGCCCCCCCGGCTGAGCCGCTCTGGTGCCCCCCCACTTTGGGACCCAGCTTcccctgctcccacctcaggCCCCAGGCCTCGACTTTGGGAGGGTCAAGATGTGCTGGCCAGATGGACGGATGGGCTGCTATACTTGGGGACCATCAAGAAG GTGGACAGTGCTCGGGAGGTGTGTCTGGTCCAGTTTGAGGATGACTCCCAGTTCCTGGTTCTATGGAAAGACATTAGCCCTG CTGCTCTCCCTGGGGAGGAACTCCTCTGCTGTGTCTGTCGCTCTGAGACTGTGGTCCCTGGGAACCGGCTGGTCAGCTGTGAGAAGTGTCGCCATG CTTATCACCAGGACTGCCACGTTCCAAGGGCCCCAGCCCCTGGAGAGGGAGAGGGCACATCCTGGGTCTGCCGCCAGTGCGTTTTTGCCATCGCCACCAAG AGGGGGGGTGCGCTGAAGAAGGGCCCCTATGCCCGGGCCATGCTGGGCATGAAACTCTCTCTGCCATACGGGCTAAAGGGGCTGGACTGGGACGCTGGACATCTGAGCAACCGGCAACAGAGCTACTGTTACTGTGGTGGCCCTGGGGA GTGGAACCTGAAAATGCTGCAGTGCCGGAGCTGCCTGCAGTGGTTCCACGAGGCCTGTACCCAGTGTCTGAGCAAGCCCCTCCTCTATGGGGACAG GTTCTATGAGTTTGAATgctgtgtgtgtcgggggggccCTGAGAAGGTCAGGAGACTACAGCTTCGCTG GGTGGATGTAGCCCATCTTGTCCTCTATCACCTCAGTGTTTGCTGtaagaaaaaatactttgatTTTGACCGTGAGATCCTCCCCTTCACCTCTGAGAATTGGGACAGTTTGCTCCTTGGGGAG ctctcagacacccccaAGGGAGAACGTTCTTCCAAGCTCCTGTCTGCTCTCAACAGCCACAAGGACCG TTTCATTTCAGGGAGGGAGATTAAGAAGAGGAAATGCTTGTTTGGTCTCCATGCTCGGATCCCTCCCCCTGTGGAGCCCCCTACTGGAGATGGAGCCCCCACCAG CTTCCCTTcagggcagggccctgggggaggggtctCACGTCCCCTGGGGAAGCGCCGGAGGCCGGAGCCAGAGCccctgaggaggaggcagaaggggaAAATGGAGGAGCTGGGGCCACCCTCAGCAGTGCGCAATCAGCCCGAGCCCCAGGAGCAGAGGGAGCGGGCTCGtctgcagagggcactgcag GCCTCAGTGTCTCCACCACCCCCCAGCCCTAACCAGAATTACCAGGGCAGCAGCGGCTACAACTTCCGGCCCACAGACGCCCGCTGCCTGCCCAG cagTCCCATCCGGATGTTCGCTTCCTTCCACCCCTCTGCCAGCACCGCAGGGACCTCTGGGGATGGTGAACCCCCAGACAG GTCACCCCTGGAACTTCACATTGGTTTCCCCACAGACATCCCTAAAAGTGCCCCCCACTCGATGACTGCCTCATCTTCCTcagtcccagcctcctccccaggtCTTCCTAGACGCTCAGCTCCCCCTTCTCCTTTGTGCCGTAGTTTGTCTCCTGGGACTGGGGGAGGAGTCCGAGGTGGGGTTGGCTACCTGTCCCGAGGGGACCCCGTCCGGGTCCTTGCTCGGAGAGTACGGCCTGATGGCTCTGTGCAGTACCTGGTtgagtggggaggtgggggcatcTTCTGA